A region from the Oceanidesulfovibrio marinus genome encodes:
- a CDS encoding LysE family translocator produces MELHLYLTYLLATVVVLVVPGPTVMLVTSYGLTHGRRVALATAAGVVCGDATAMTCSLLGVSAVLAASAMLFTALKWLGACYLIWLGVKMWRSASSAACMPESEVVPAVSLRRAAGHAFAVTATNPKGIVFFTAFLPQFVNHTAPLTQQFALLCGTFLILGFANAFCYAQLAARMGRLARRPRVMRWVRRTSGGVLIAAGATVLARD; encoded by the coding sequence ATGGAACTGCATCTGTACCTCACCTATCTGCTGGCCACCGTGGTGGTGCTCGTGGTTCCCGGCCCCACGGTCATGCTGGTCACCAGCTACGGCCTGACCCATGGTCGGCGGGTGGCCCTGGCCACGGCGGCCGGCGTTGTCTGCGGCGACGCCACGGCCATGACCTGCTCCCTGCTCGGCGTCAGCGCCGTGCTTGCCGCGTCCGCCATGCTCTTCACCGCGCTCAAGTGGCTGGGCGCCTGTTATCTCATCTGGCTGGGCGTCAAGATGTGGCGCAGCGCTTCGTCTGCCGCCTGCATGCCGGAGAGCGAGGTGGTCCCGGCCGTCTCCCTGCGCCGGGCTGCCGGCCACGCCTTTGCCGTCACGGCCACCAACCCCAAGGGCATCGTGTTCTTCACGGCATTCCTGCCGCAGTTCGTGAACCACACCGCGCCGCTCACCCAGCAGTTCGCCCTGCTGTGCGGCACGTTCCTCATCCTCGGCTTTGCCAATGCCTTCTGCTACGCCCAGCTTGCCGCGCGCATGGGCAGGCTGGCCCGCCGTCCGCGGGTGATGCGCTGGGTGCGGCGGACCTCGGGCGGCGTGCTGATCGCAGCCGGCGCCACAGTGCTCGCGCGGGATTAG
- the mraZ gene encoding division/cell wall cluster transcriptional repressor MraZ produces MSFRGRTKRSLDDKGRLMMPPEFRDIVVSSCAEGKFVCTTYDNCLVGFPLPVWEEFEYKISRLQSPSRKLRDFRRLVIGGAEELTVDKQGRVRLSKAHRDYAGLDGDAEIVGQLDKFEIWNPERFTALTEQDFSDVADELADSGIDIPL; encoded by the coding sequence ATGTCCTTCCGCGGTCGAACCAAGCGCAGCCTCGACGACAAAGGGAGACTCATGATGCCCCCGGAATTCCGGGACATTGTGGTCTCTTCCTGCGCAGAAGGCAAGTTTGTCTGCACCACCTACGACAACTGCCTGGTCGGATTCCCTTTGCCGGTCTGGGAGGAGTTCGAGTACAAGATCAGCCGACTCCAGAGTCCTTCTAGAAAATTGAGAGACTTTCGGCGGCTCGTCATCGGTGGAGCGGAAGAGCTCACCGTGGACAAGCAGGGCCGCGTGCGGCTTTCCAAGGCACACCGCGACTATGCAGGCCTGGACGGCGATGCCGAGATCGTCGGCCAGTTGGACAAGTTCGAGATCTGGAACCCCGAACGCTTTACCGCCCTTACGGAGCAGGATTTCTCCGACGTGGCGGATGAGCTTGCGGATAGCGGTATCGACATTCCTCTCTAG
- the rsmH gene encoding 16S rRNA (cytosine(1402)-N(4))-methyltransferase RsmH, whose product MSDQQGAAGTGETEEFAHVSVMVPEVLEYLAPKSGGRYLDGTLGLGGHSSAIFEAAGGDISLLGIDRDSLALDTAQKRLAPWGGRASFFQGSYSRFEEFMDELGWDTLDGALLDLGVSSIQLDDADRGFSFLHDGPLDMRMGASEGDAPAHRLVNKLSHAELKAIIHRLGEEPMAGRIARAIIEARSKEPIENTARLADIVEQAYPAKWRATARRHPATRTFQALRMAVNRELEELAYFLEHITERLAPGGRVVVISFHSLEDRAVKHTFRDEAKGCNCPRNVPVCRCGRVPRLKVLTKKPLTPSEEEVARNSRARSAKLRAAERLVEAA is encoded by the coding sequence ATGTCGGACCAGCAGGGAGCCGCAGGCACCGGCGAAACGGAAGAGTTCGCCCATGTCTCGGTCATGGTCCCGGAGGTGCTGGAGTATCTCGCGCCCAAGTCCGGCGGCCGTTATCTGGACGGAACCCTCGGCCTGGGCGGCCACTCTTCCGCAATCTTCGAGGCGGCCGGCGGCGACATCTCCCTCCTCGGCATCGACCGCGATTCCCTGGCTCTGGACACCGCGCAGAAACGCCTCGCCCCCTGGGGGGGGCGCGCCTCGTTTTTCCAGGGCTCCTACAGCCGGTTCGAGGAGTTCATGGATGAGCTGGGCTGGGATACGCTCGACGGTGCGCTGCTCGACCTGGGCGTCTCCTCCATCCAGCTGGACGACGCCGATCGCGGTTTCAGCTTTCTGCACGATGGGCCGCTGGACATGCGCATGGGCGCGAGCGAAGGCGACGCCCCGGCGCACCGCCTGGTGAACAAGCTCTCCCACGCCGAACTCAAGGCCATCATCCACCGCCTGGGCGAGGAGCCCATGGCCGGCCGCATCGCCCGCGCAATCATCGAGGCCCGGTCCAAGGAGCCCATCGAGAACACCGCGCGCCTGGCCGACATCGTGGAGCAGGCCTACCCGGCCAAGTGGCGGGCCACGGCACGGCGCCATCCGGCCACCCGCACCTTCCAGGCCCTGCGCATGGCCGTGAACAGGGAGCTGGAGGAGCTCGCATACTTTCTGGAGCACATCACGGAGCGGCTCGCCCCGGGCGGACGCGTGGTCGTCATCAGCTTCCACTCGCTGGAGGACCGCGCCGTGAAGCATACCTTCCGGGACGAGGCCAAGGGCTGCAACTGCCCGCGCAACGTGCCGGTGTGCCGCTGCGGTCGCGTGCCGCGGCTCAAGGTGTTGACCAAAAAACCGCTGACCCCCTCGGAAGAGGAGGTTGCGCGGAACAGTCGTGCCAGAAGCGCCAAGCTGCGCGCTGCGGAACGGCTGGTGGAGGCGGCGTAA
- a CDS encoding HD-GYP domain-containing protein: MCAVKTTIPDNVSEEYYQIAPEILASFPKYRPPIDLFLFKESIASLEPYSRKGQRLTADQVDKVHELCNEGMLFVSRSDHPVYSKHIVKQLDLVLVDKNLKESEIADVFMNAFQLRLEEFYDQPVQVVFDKLYTDIMVLTEYLSVDWFRIKALLKRLFTEHTLVNHSINCGVLATWLYLKVRKGHFKRRELDRAVLAFFLHDMGMAKIPPFIRTKSVPLTMEERQKLNSHPMHGAKLAQKLGLSFNEIMACIMEHHERFDGSGYPRKVKEGEISKLGKLCAVVDSFCAMTTERPYAKAMEPVAAAQSLAQDKRYDENFATIIKTAYITGNF; encoded by the coding sequence ATGTGCGCAGTGAAGACGACGATCCCCGACAATGTTTCCGAAGAGTACTACCAGATCGCTCCGGAAATCCTCGCCAGCTTCCCCAAGTATCGGCCGCCCATCGACCTGTTCCTGTTCAAGGAGTCCATAGCCTCCCTCGAACCGTACAGCCGCAAGGGGCAACGGCTCACCGCCGACCAGGTGGACAAGGTCCATGAGCTGTGCAACGAGGGCATGCTTTTCGTGTCCCGCTCCGACCACCCGGTGTACTCCAAGCACATCGTCAAGCAGCTCGACCTGGTGCTGGTGGACAAGAACCTCAAGGAATCCGAGATCGCCGACGTCTTCATGAATGCATTCCAGCTCCGGCTGGAGGAGTTCTACGACCAGCCCGTGCAGGTGGTCTTCGACAAGCTCTACACGGACATCATGGTGCTCACCGAGTACCTCAGCGTGGACTGGTTCCGCATCAAGGCCCTGCTCAAACGGCTCTTCACCGAGCACACCCTGGTGAACCACTCTATCAACTGCGGCGTGCTGGCCACCTGGCTGTACCTCAAGGTGCGCAAAGGCCATTTCAAACGCCGGGAGTTGGACCGCGCCGTGCTCGCCTTTTTCCTGCACGATATGGGCATGGCCAAGATCCCCCCCTTCATCCGCACCAAGAGCGTGCCCCTGACCATGGAGGAGCGGCAGAAGCTCAACTCCCACCCCATGCACGGTGCCAAGCTCGCCCAGAAGCTGGGCCTCTCCTTCAACGAGATCATGGCCTGCATCATGGAGCACCACGAGCGCTTCGACGGCTCCGGCTACCCGCGCAAGGTGAAGGAAGGCGAAATCTCCAAGCTGGGCAAGCTCTGCGCCGTGGTGGACTCCTTCTGCGCCATGACCACCGAGCGGCCCTACGCCAAGGCCATGGAGCCCGTGGCCGCAGCGCAGTCCCTGGCCCAGGACAAGCGCTACGATGAGAACTTCGCCACCATCATCAAGACCGCCTACATCACGGGCAACTTCTAA